From one Drosophila subpulchrella strain 33 F10 #4 breed RU33 chromosome 3L, RU_Dsub_v1.1 Primary Assembly, whole genome shotgun sequence genomic stretch:
- the LOC119555711 gene encoding ubiquitin carboxyl-terminal hydrolase isozyme L5, protein MGDGAGNWCLIESDPGVFTELIREFGCDGAQVEEIWSLDSESFKNLEPIHGLIFLFKWVQEDEPAGKVVLDRENIFFAKQVINNACATQAILSLLMNLEHEDIKLGETLTNFKEFCQCFDPYNKGLTLSNASQIRTVHNSFARQTLFELDMKNQNKDEDVYHFVGYMPIGGRLYELDGLREGPIDLGEIKPEQNWIDVVRPIIEKRMQRYSDGEIHFNLMALISDRQRIYEQQIDKLLNPAPNAMDTEEDRQTEISSLRTYIQYEIQKKKRYKVENVRRKHNYLPFIVELLKMLGETGQLMPIYEKAKQRALDREQAQRKKETN, encoded by the exons ATGGGTGACGGTGCTGGTAATTGGTGTCTCATCGAATCCGATCCCGGCGTGTTCACGGAGCTGATTCGCGAATTCG GCTGCGATGGCGCCCAGGTGGAGGAGATTTGGAGCCTGGACAGCGAGTCCTTCAAGAATCTGGAGCCCATCCATGGCCTCATCTTCCTGTTCAAGTGGGTGCAGGAGGATGAGCCCGCTGGCAAAGTGGTCCTGGATCGGGAGAACATCTTCTTTGCCAAGCAGGTGATCAACAATGCCTGCGCCACCCAGGCGATCCTGAGCCTGCTGATGAACCTGGAGCACGAGGACATCAAGCTGGGCGAGACCCTGACCAACTTCAAGGAGTTCTGCCAGTGCTTCGATCCCTACAACAAGGGATTGACCCTGAGCAACGCCAGCCAGATCCGCACGGTGCACAACTCCTTTGCCCGCCAGACGCTCTTCGAGCTGGACATGAAGAACCAGAACAAGGACGAGGATGTCTACCACTTTGTGGGCTACATGCCCATTGGCGGCCGGCTGTACGAGCTGGATGGCCTGCGCGAGGGACCCATTGATCTGGGTGAGATCAAGCCGGAGCAGAACTGGATCGATGTGGTGCGTCCGATTATTGAGAAGCGCATGCAGCGCTACAGCGACGGCGAGATCCACTTCAACCTAATGGCCCTGATCTCGGACAGACAACGCATCTACGAGCAGCAGATCGACAAGCTGCTCAATCCGGCCCCCAATGCCATGGACACCGAGGAGGACCGCCAGACCGAGATCAGCAGTTTGCGCACCTACATCCAGTATGAGATCCAAAAGAAGAAGCGCTACAAGGTGGAGAATGTGCGGCGCAAGCACAACTACTTGCCCTTCATCGTGGAGCTGCTGAAGATGCTGGGCGAGACCGGCCAGTTGATGCCCATCTACGAGAAGGCCAAGCAGAGGGCGCTGGATCGCGAGCAGGCGCAGCGCAAGAAGGAGACCA
- the LOC119555595 gene encoding serine/arginine repetitive matrix protein 2, whose product MVVSKDNNKRRRKETETPPPPPPVPPTASSLAPPSAVAAIESSPEMPKRTKVQAQRKFAQGQSAPSSSSSLAYSTAAAAAAGSGSGPSTSGADSSQPPIEILPNKCPKAQDFLTFLCFRGTPALPAHLDFLNQGKSKDSEANVAGANNNNNAKKANNSRAVLAGNKKKRGRPAKGAAKKVDAVVAVPEPTEQKPLRAEKAVSDKTNLIAAGAPETPSPTPTPVLPGAVRKRAEVVTDGNRRGARGRIAAGASATPEKAVVVVAAAAAAAPSSNDNKRRSNRASAKESKPIIDDDNSEDFDDEELLDEYYSRNGEEVEAESPVKPEPTKRGRPSAGKKAEQSKTESTLEAQAASKDKAPVKRVRQRESPIFIPSPESSGRMTRQRAFFEPVKVPPHQEESATPEPPKEEPKKEPEPPPSKPEKEPEPAKQLKEAKEKTNSSIYAKDAKQQLENGDSQHGAGAKGKKSLNVFDFSSDDEQPLAKSIKLKKGAKGASPKKGAAAAAAPPARNRKAAAKKLEKEKEIEKQLVMDKQKEKEKEMEKEKEKIKEKRDKEKEKEKEPVPESKMEEPPSGGKRGKAGKKKAEDAPADEQELAPPSSKKVATNARGSRKSAKSKASEDSVELEPQRSQRPSRKTKEAAAIYMGIIGHKLQLADDEEDDLSMSSFPDIPNVKEMEKMENEIKRNAAGKLNVPEASTVPSAGKSSRKPSPRPKDSPVTAPVEASRDEAPSPPEVEEEKPPPPARRGRPPKLGKASVTAQPPKPPIEGMLVKKGSLTKMAEQQAKPKAKSEHSKVDSDEEEDFLINEELNETKRKLEKSFSDSDDEPLAIKVPVVATKEKEVSPPKMPSPPPKMMPVPSPISVPTPLVSVAPSLAMSSTQPATTSTTQLTMLPLTAKATPTLGSMPMFPCMHASYSPLKTMEKKPPVPTSKILNVPATYALPGSASGAVTFQKTSSYLPQASPHYHSGYVRPPPTPTHQFGGGAPSGSKTPSQGSSPLKYQTPPTTYPPPIEAYQCPKINPNFLTPKYERSPLPRSSTSSFPSPSPVKFMPTSGTTATTVGTPSSATKSPLAPPPPSPPVSQVVIQTSSLNLSMSIAATVNAAPMAVASTSSAAAHHATVGATVTATSTPPPAHSNSVATGGAAGANSDPLKDEIGSILAQATLMPSKEESGKIFGIASVSLAQSSGPDNTKCTLGKCGSIHKPVLGPVVPTEGYFGDQLSSKERRKAKVNMTHEQIQKWLIECSSNPDEIQDDLDDDFDDSLRPQQSTTPPPTRDDKELSASFSSSSKNTRGDLGKSESAWSAKGPSLKATPVLVTPPSRKEQLEMADGKDCDALDYDKSSTPVNLTQKMTCNESATVDKKVNDRKGKESLKTAACKAAAQPRSAAATPPTPVSSTPTPVSLTPTKSSPTPPPVIKQKPEKGKRNAGGGGGATSIVSPPAAPTPPNPKRTPVYNQKNAKAQQQQAETKPAANPPSASGAKRESVYAFGKEEDTSTKTGNRRRAEPSQIPAPAPVSNALSERSPTKKRAAAAAAATAVQLTLSPTENCKIEGKPKATTGRGAKKQQQQAPAPPAPAPPVEASGGGDSDAEGATFYIPLQGAGVGGSGDGGIQGVAVKLGREGPDGPNQKVVMQATLVTKAQMDTNSKPLPESLNTNELVKTLLHAASNDAASTTTSLKSLPKASTSAAAGAGAAPGASSLVRVNSNSSLFSGSAKSRTAAQTSSTAAAVAKKYKDDTPIKMANNTAFPRHDDPTQMVEAPIFRPTEKEFADPIEFIERITPIAARFGICKIIPPASFKPECRISDEMRFTAYNQYVHKMLHRWGPSAKELSAIKKYLATQSIVMNHPPWIGGMEVDLPRLYHTVQELGGLKEVIEKKKWARVAEEMCIPKLAQDRVTKLDDIYCKYLLPYDTLSPAERQKLFDEVEADWAKREARARRNADRFVNTESVSNEEDDLSSDEDEESEEEIDGVSMECIVKGRSMPLSQFYRIARNTMALWFKSTDPTVNEVEAEFWRHVAVRDSHVCVHSGSIDSSGWGYGFPSPGPKGKGSNYARHPWNLKVLTNNSGSVLRSLGPVMGVTVPTLHVGMLFSACCWYRDPHGLSWIEYLHTGASKLWYGIPDDQSANFRSALTSLIPTHCQNKTIWLPCDTVMVPPHMLTDRGVSLCRIEQKPGEFIVVFPRAYTSSLATGYVVSESVYFATMSWLDLAKDDFRDIHESCEPAMFSLEQLLFALGYDQRVNSDALHQMLPMLNDVCEKESAAREQLRAAGVTSTEKVQAEKGQKAKKQQQPPYKSIESECDLCRANLYISMVRTEDGNIYCLQHALKNLNNGNIQAKQCKLIYAYNVDDIQQLIRQLQEKINHKAAVKKK is encoded by the exons ATGGTTGTCTCCAAAGACAACAACAAGCGTCGCCGCAAGGAGACGGAGACGCCACCACCGCCACCGCCCGTCCCGCCCACCGCCTCCTCACTGGCTCCTCCGTCGGCGGTGGCGGCCATCGAGTCCTCGCCCGAAATGCCCAAGAG AACGAAGGTCCAGGCTCAGCGAAAGTTCGCCCAGGGACAGAGTGCGCCCAGCAGCTCCTCGAGCCTCGCCTATAGcacagcagcagcggcggcagcTGGATCCGGATCCGGGCCCAGCACCTCCGGAGCGGATAGCTCGCAGCCGCCCATCGAAATCCTGCCCAACAAGTGCCCCAAGGCGCAGGATTTCCTCACCTTTCTCTGCTTTCGCGGCACTCCGGCACTGCCCGCTCACCTGGATTTCCTCAACCAGGGCAAGTCCAAGGATTCGGAGGCCAACGTGGCGGGAGccaacaataataacaatgCCAAAAAGGCCAACAACAGTCGAGCGGTTTTGGCAGGCAACAAAAAGAAGCGGGGTCGTCCAGCCAAGGGAGCCGCCAAGAAGGTGGATGCGGTCGTCGCTGTACCCGAACCCACTGAGCAGAAACCTTTGAGAGCAGAAAAAGCAGTCAGTGATAAAACCAATCTCATTGCAGCCGGAGCGCCTGAGACTCCGTCACCAACTCCTACTCCCGTGCTGCCGGGAGCGGTGCGCAAACGAGCGGAGGTCGTCACCGATGGCAACCGACGAGGAGCCAGAGGCAGGATAGCAGCCGGAGCTAGTGCTACTCCTGAAAAAGCAGTAGTAgtagtagcagcagcagcagcagcagcaccatcaTCCAATGATAACAAGCGCCGCTCAAATCGAGCAAGCGCTAAGGAAAGTAAACCCATTATAGATGATGACAATTCGGAGGATTTCGATGATGAAGAACTGTTGGATGAATACTATTCGCGCAATGGGGAGGAGGTCGAGGCAGAAAGTCCTGTTAAACCAGAACCCACCAAGCGAGGACGACCGTCGGCGGGAAAGAAAGCAGAGCAGAGCAAAACAGAGTCCACATTGGAAGCCCAGGCAGCTTCGAAGGACAAGGCGCCCGTTAAGCGTGTTAGGCAACGGGAGTCgcccatttttataccctcaCCCGAGTCCTCTGGCCGTATGACAAGACAGCGGGCTTTTTTCGAGCCCGTTAAGGTTCCGCCGCACCAGGAGGAATCTGCAACACCGGAGCCGCCAAAAGAAGAGCCCAAAAAAGAACCCGAACCGCCACCTAGCAAACCAGAAAAGGAACCAGAGCCTGCTAAGCAGCTAAAGGAGGCCAAGGAGAAGACAAATTCCAGTATTTATGCCAAAGACGCCAAGCAGCAGCTGGAGAATGGAGACAGTCAACATGGTGCGGGGGCCAAGGGCAAAAAAAGTCTGAATGTCTTCGATTTCAGTTCAGACGACGAGCAGCCGCTGGCCAAGTCCATCAAGCTGAAAAAGGGCGCCAAAGGAGCGAGTCCCAAGAAAGGTGCggcagctgcagctgctccGCCAGCCAGGAATCGCAAGGCGGCAGCTAAAAAGCTAGAGAAGGAAAAGGAAATTGAAAAGCAACTAGTAATGGATAAGCAGAAGGAAAAGGAAAAAGAGATggagaaagaaaaagaaaagatCAAGGAAAAAAGGGACAAAGAGAAGGAGAAGGAAAAGGAGCCTGTCCCAGAGAGCAAGATGGAGGAGCCACCCAGTGGCGGGAAAAGAGGGAAAGCTGGTAAAAAGAAAGCAGAGGACGCTCCAGCTGATGAGCAGGAGTTGGCGCCACCCTCCTCGAAGAAAGTCGCCACCAATGCCCGCGGATCTCGGAAGTCAGCGAAAAGCAAGGCTTCCGAAGACTCCGTTGAGCTAGAACCTCAGCGATCGCAGCGTCCCTCACGCAAAACCAAGGAAGCAGCGGCCATCTACATGGGCATCATTGGCCACAAACTACAGCTGGCCGATGATGAGGAGGACGACCTGTCAATGAGCAGCTTTCCTGACATACCCAACGTCAAGGAGATGGAGAAGATGGAGAACGAGATCAAACGAAATGCGGCGGGAAAGTTAAACGTGCCGGAGGCCTCGACGGTGCCTTCGGCAGGCAAATCATCCCGTAAGCCGTCGCCCCGACCCAAGGACTCTCCAGTTACTGCTCCGGTAGAAGCCAGCCGTGATGAGGCCCCCTCCCCTCCAGAAGTCGAAGAGGAGAAGCCACCACCCCCAGCCCGACGTGGACGTCCGCCCAAGCTGGGAAAGGCCTCTGTTACCGCTCAACCCCCCAAACCGCCTATCGAGGGCATGCTGGTGAAGAAGGGCTCCCTGACCAAGATGGCCGAGCAGCAGGCCAAGCCCAAAGCCAAGTCCGAACATTCAAAAGTTGACTCCGATGAGGAGGAAGACTTTCTCATCAACGAGGAACTAAACGAAACAAAGCGCAAGCTAGAGAAAAGTTTTAGCGATTCGGACGATGAACCGCTGGCCATCAAAGTACCGGTGGTGGCGACCAAGGAGAAGGAAGTATCGCCTCCGAAGATGCCCAGTCCACCGCCCAAAATGATGCCGGTTCCATCGCCCATCTCTGTGCCCACGCCTTTAGTTTCGGTGGCTCCATCGCTGGCTATGTCCAGTACACAACCGGCCACCACTAGCACCACCCAATTGACCATGCTCCCATTGACGGCCAAGGCTACGCCAACGCTGGGCAGTATGCCGATGTTTCCATGCATGCATGCCAGCTATTCACCGCTCAAGACCATGGAGAAGAAGCCGCCGGTGCCCACGTCCAAGATTCTGAACGTACCCGCCACCTATGCGTTGCCGGGAAGTGCCAGTGGAGCTGTGACTTTCCAGAAGACCTCATCGTATCTGCCGCAGGCATCGCCCCACTACCATTCCGGCTATGTGCGTCCACCACCGACGCCCACTCATCAGTTTGGCGGCGGAGCACCTTCTGGGAGTAAGACTCCCTCCCAGGGCTCATCGCCGCTGAAATATCAGACGCCGCCGACCACCTATCCGCCGCCCATTGAGGCGTATCAATGTCCCAAGATCAATCCCAACTTTCTGACGCCCAAGTACGAGCGAAGCCCACTGCCAAGATCATCGACCAGCAGCTTTCCAAGTCCATCGCCTGTAAAATTTATGCCCACATCGGGAACCACGGCCACCACAGTGGGCACACCCTCGTCTGCCACAAAGAGCCCTTTGGCACCACCGCCACCATCTCCTCCGGTCAGCCAGGTTGTGATCCAGACGTCCAGCTTGAATCTTAGCATGAGTATTGCAGCTACAGTGAATGCTGCACCAATGGCTGTGGCTTCCACGTCGTCAGCAGCGGCACATCACGCAACAGTTGGAGCCACAGTCACAGCCACGTCAACGCCACCTCCTGCGCACAGCAATAGTGTGGCCACTGGAGGAGCAGCAGGGGCCAATTCCGATCCTCTGAAGGACGAGATTGGGAGTATTCTGGCGCAGGCAACACTGATGCCCAGCAAAGAAGAGTCGGGCAAGATCTTTGGCATCGCCAGCGTGAGTTTGGCCCAGAGTTCTGGACCTGACAACACCAAGTGCACCCTGGGCAAGTGTGGCTCTATCCATAAGCCTGTGCTGGGGCCTGTGGTGCCCACGGAGGGTTACTTTGGCGACCAGTTGTCCAGCAAAGAGCGGCGCAAGGCAAAGGTCAACATGACGCACGAACAGATTCAGAAGTGGCTCATTGAGTGCTCATCCAACCCAGATGAAATCCAAGACGATTTGGATGACGATTTCGATGATAGCTTAAGGCCCCAGCAATCTACTACTCCGCCGCCCACGAGAGATGATAAGGAGCTCAGTGCAAGCTTTAGTTCATCATCGAAAAATACGCGCGGTGATCTTGGGAAAAGTGAGAGTGCCTGGTCGGCAAAGGGGCCATCCCTAAAGGCCACGCCTGTGCTGGTCACTCCGCCCAGTCGCAAGGAGCAGCTGGAAATGGCGGATGGCAAGGACTGTGATGCCTTGGACTACGACAAGTCATCAACACCTGTAAATCTCACACAGAAGATGACATGCAATGAGTCGGCAACAGTTGACAAGAAAGTCAACGATCGGAAGGGAAAAGAGTCGCTTAAGACCGCTGCATGTAAGGCTGCTGCTCAGCCAAGAAGTGCTGCTGCGACTCCTCCAACTCCTGTCTCTTCTACACCCACTCCTGTATCTCTCACGCCAACTAAGAGCAGTCCCACTCCACCGCCAGTCatcaagcagaaaccagagaAGGGCAAGCGAAATGCCGGCGGTGGTGGAGGTGCAACTTCAATAGTTTCTCCACCCGCTGCACCTACTCCACCCAATCCCAAGCGAACGCCTGTTTACAACCAAAAGAACGCCAaggcacagcagcaacaggcgGAGACCAAGCCAGCGGCTAATCCCCCAAGCGCTTCAGGAGCCAAACGGGAATCGGTCTATGCCTTTGGCAAGGAGGAAGACACATCCACCAAGACGGGCAATCGTCGACGGGCGGAGCCCAGTCAAATTCCTGCCCCAGCTCCCGTGTCCAATGCTTTGAGTGAACGATCTCCAACCAAGAAGCGAGCAGCAGCCGCAGCGGCAGCCACGGCGGTCCAACTAACGCTGAGTCCCACGGAGAACTGCAAGATCGAGGGCAAACCGAAGGCGACAACTGGAAGAGGAGCCaaaaagcaacagcagcaggctCCCGCTCCACCTGCACCTGCACCACCCGTAGAAGCCAGTGGAGGTGGAGACTCGGATGCAGAAGGTGCAACCTTCTACATACCTCTTCAAGGAGCTGGTGTGGGAGGCAGCGGCGATGGTGGAATCCAAGGAGTGGCCGTAAAGTTGGGACGCGAGGGACCCGATGGCCCCAATCAGAAGGTGGTGATGCAGGCCACTTTGGTGACCAAGGCACAGATGGATACCAACTCAAAGCCGCTGCCAGAGTCGCTCAATACCAACGAGCTGGTCAAAACGTTGCTACATGCAGCGAGCAATGATGCTGCCTCAACGACCACAAGCCTCAAGAGCTTGCCCAAGGCGAGTACATCGGCAGCGGCGGGAGCAGGAGCTGCACCTGGTGCATCCAGCTTGGTGCGCGTGAACTCCAACTCGTCGCTATTCTCCGGCTCGGCGAAATCTCGTACAGCTGCGCAGACGAGCTCCACAGCAGCAGCCGTGGCCAAGAAGTACAAGGATGACACGCCCATTAAGATGGCCAACAACACGGCCTTCCCGCGACACGATGATCCCACCCAAATGGTGGAGGCGCCCATCTTCCGACCAACGGAGAAGGAATTCGCCGATCCCATTGAGTTCATCGAGCGCATCACACCGATAGCGGCCAGGTTTGGCATCTGCAAGATCATTCCGCCGGCCAGCTTCAAACCGGAATGTCGAATCTCGGACGAGATGCGCTTCACGGCCTACAATCAGTATGTGCACAAGATGCTCCATCGCTGGGGTCCGAGTGCCAAGGAGCTGAGTGCAATCAAGAAATACCTGGCCACCCAGAGCATCGTGATGAATCACCCTCCCTGGATCGGTGGAATGGAAGTGGATCTGCCACGTTTGTATCACACGGTCCAAGAGCTGGGCGGCCTTAAGGAAGTGATCGAGAAGAAGAAGTGGGCCCGCGTGGCGGAGGAAATGTGCATACCCAAGCTGGCCCAGGATCGGGTGACCAAGCTGGACGACATATACTGCAAGTACCTGTTGCCCTATGATACCTTGTCGCCGGCGGAGCGCCAGAAGCTTTTCGACGAGGTCGAGGCGGACTGGGCCAAGAGGGAGGCAAGGGCGCGTCGGAATGCGGATCGTTTCGTGAACACGGAGAGCGTGTCCAACGAGGAGGACGATCTGAGCAGTGACGAGGACGAAGAGTCCGAGGAGGAGATTGACGGCGTGTCCATGGAGTGCATCGTGAAGGGAAGGAGTATGCCCCTCAGCCAGTTCTACAGGATTGCCAGGAACACGATGGCGCTGTGGTTCAAGAGCACCGATCCAACGGTAAACGAGGTGGAAGCGGAGTTCTGGCGCCACGTGGCCGTGCGTGATAGCCATGTGTGCGTCCACTCGGGCTCCATCGATAGCTCGGGCTGGGGCTATGGCTTCCCCAGTCCGGGTCCCAAGGGCAAAGGTTCCAACTATGCAAGGCATCCGTGGAACCTTAAGGTACTGACCAACAATTCTGGTTCCGTTCTGCGCTCACTGGGTCCCGTCATGGGCGTCACCGTTCCAACGCTCCACGTGGGCATGCTCTTCTCCGCCTGCTGCTGGTACAGGGATCCACATGGACTGTCCTGGATCGAGTACCTGCACACTGGTGCCTCCAAGCTTTGGTACGGAATACCAGACGATCAGAGTGCGAATTTCCGATCGGCCTTGACGTCGCTGATCCCGACGCACTGCCAGAACAAGACAATCTGGTTGCCCTGTGATACGGTGATGGTGCCACCGCACATGCTCACGGATCGAGGGGTATCGCTGTGTCGCATCGAGCAGAAGCCGGGCGAGTTTATTGTGGTATTCCCTCGGGCCTACACCTCAAGTCTGGCCACTGGCTATGTGGTTTCCGAGAGCGTTTACTTTGCCACCATGTCCTGGCTGGATTTGGCCAAAGATGATTTCAGG GACATCCATGAGAGCTGTGAGCCAGCCATGTTCTCGCTAGAGCAACTGCTGTTTGCCTTGGGCTATGATCAGCGGGTCAACTCCGATGCCCTGCATCAAATGTTGCCAATGCTTAATGATGTTTGCGAGAAGGAATCCGCCGCCAGGGAGCAACTAAGG GCTGCTGGCGTAACTTCCACCGAAAAAGTGCAGGCGGAGAAGGGCCAGAAGGccaagaagcagcagcagccccCTTACAAGTCCATCGAGAGCGAATGCGACCTGTGCCGCGCCAACCTGTATATATCGATGGTGCGCACCGAGGACGGCAACATCTATTGCCTTCAGCATGCGCTAAAGAACCTCAACAACGGCAACATTCAGGCCAAGCAATGCAAGCTAATCTACGCGTACAACGTGGATGATATACAGCAGCTTATACGCCAGCTGCAGGAGAAGATCAACCACAAGGCGGCGGTGAAGAAAAAGTAG
- the LOC119555596 gene encoding F-box only protein 28 — protein sequence MNLLELPQTVIMDILEMMPYDEVAKKREVCTVFNYLGQQILNKGFNKIILAHAKNFKRIKSMLPRRESERRNHILSRHSDILTSIETRISMLTMTYSKFIDLNICCFIPGRVLDEINSILRILSTSTKQLRPHEVLQELRDISSMAIEHFDEKIAVNFKMEHRKQLAESTAAGTRLVVCSALGDISFSGVRRTGISRPVDHGLVQQAIVQLAPLSASKPSPSESSQKDRVSKHLLRQYQLQRSLTQKIRSLELSRKVQDRRLQEALSSITELTTQVSELKRQMEDVVANMPSCAVKRQAVSSADCLPPALKKPKV from the exons ATGAATCTGTTAGAGTTGCCACAAACGGTAATCATGGACATTCTGGAGATGATGCCCTACGACGAGGTGGCCAAAAAGCGAGAG GTGTGCACTGTTTTTAATTACCTCGGCCAGCAAATCTTGAACAAGGGATTCAACAAGATCATATTAGCCCATGCCAAGAACTTCAAGCGCATCAAATCCATGCTGCCACGACGGGAATCGGAACGAAG GAACCACATTCTATCCCGCCACTCGGACATTCTCACCTCCATAGAGACACGCATATCGATGCTGACGATGACGTATTCGAAATTCATTGACCTCAACATCTGCTGCTTCATACCGGGTCGCGTTCTGGACGAGATCAACAGCATCCTGCGCATTCTGAGTACCTCCACCAAGCAGCTGCGACCGCACGAGGTTCTGCAGGAGCTGCGGGACATATCCTCCATGGCCATTGAGCATTTTGACGAGAAGATTGCTGTGAACTTTAAAATGGAACACCGGAAACAATTGGCGGAATCCACGGCGGCCGGAACTCGCCTCGTGGTCTGCAGTGCCTTGGGTGACATAAGCTTTAGTGGTGTTAGGAGAACCGGAATCAGTCGGCCCGTGGACCACGGCCTCGTGCAGCAGGCCATCGTTCAATTGGCCCCTCTCTCCGCCAGCAAGCCATCGCCGTCGGAATCCTCGCAAAAGGATCGCGTCTCCAAACACCTGCTCAGGCAGTACCAGCTCCAAAGGTCGCTCACGCAAAAGATTCGCAGCCTGGAATTGTCGCGCAAAGTGCAGGATCGCCGGCTGCAAGAAGCCCTCTCCAGCATCACCGAACTAACTACCCAGGTGTCGGAACTGAAACGGCAAATGGAAGATGTGGTGGCCAATATGCCTAGTTGCGCTGTGAAACGGCAGGCGGTGTCCAGTGCGGACTGCTTACCACCGGCCCTGAAAAAACCCAAGGTCTAG
- the LOC119553604 gene encoding uncharacterized protein LOC119553604, translating into MMAKLGCFSIWLMVVMIGAAVAIEVQKFGYLFNPPQPEHSQHHEEKQDLNKIPGVPGVDYPVYHEVPHTHFSCHSVPATPGMYANVETGCQAYHVCHDGREGEQGAKFLCTNGTIFNQKEFACDWWYNVKCEEATNFYHLNADPEHNPYFPKKKPELEPYANDIHDASKFLIEA; encoded by the exons ATGATGGCAAAGCTGGGCTGTTTCTCTATTTGGCTAATGGTCGTGATGATCGGAGCCGCTGTGGCCATCGAAGTTCAG AAATTCGGCTATCTATTCAATCCACCGCAACCGGAACACTCGCAGCATCACGAGGAGAAGCAAGATCTGAACAAGATACCCGGAGTTCCGGGCGTGGACTATCCGGTCTACCATGAGGTACCGCACACCCACTTCAGCTGCCACAGTGTTCCGGCCACTCCGGGAATGTACGCCAATGTGGAGACGGGCTGCCAGGCCTATCACGTGTGCCACGATGGAAGGGAGGGTGAACAGGGCGCCAAGTTCCTTTGCACCAATGGAACCATCTTTAATCAAAAGGAATTCGCCTGCGACTGGTGGTACAATGTAAAGTGCGAGGAGGCCACTAATTTCTACCA CTTGAATGCCGATCCCGAGCACAATCCTTACTTTCCCAAGAAGAAACCTGAGCTGGAACCTTATGCTAATGATATTCATGATGCTAGCAAATTTCTAATAGAAGCTTAA
- the LOC119553603 gene encoding uncharacterized protein LOC119553603, producing MKMSSPYVILLIALLYLCLSSSIIAQDSEFAERNHKKRQIYREQVLPHAGGKIPDTAFETDRLFLNRLQKEGIAVPDGIVPEQRNPQVYQYYNKPMRTVFHIALSSDGRYTPREGRYHYRQVPTVETTYLYPQAVGRQHVVVPPKHALPVYRQLQLHNPLLNQVKLQPKKMPNFLELAPTVGKSQSNPLAGSAKAQSYQNVNLLHGHSPVLPAFKKTSRGSKTYVDSYGTTHLFSEFDDLLNKLDLQQTGRKNY from the exons ATGAAAATGTCTTCCCCATATGTGATCTTGCTGATCGCCTTGCTATATCTTTGCCTCAGTTCGTCCATAATTGCCCAAGACTCTGAGTTTGCGGAACGCAACCACAAG AAACGCCAAATCTATCGGGAACAAGTATTGCCACATGCGGGCGGTAAAATACCCGACACCGCCTTTGAGACGGATCGCTTGTTTTTGAATCGCCTGCAAAAGGAGGGCATCGCAGTGCCAGATGGTATAGTGCCCGAGCAGCGGAATCCTCAG GTGTATCAGTACTACAACAAGCCCATGCGCACCGTCTTTCACATTGCCCTGAGTTCGGATGGGAGATATACGCCGCGGGAGGGTCGGTACCACTACCGCCAGGTGCCCACGGTGGAGACTACTTACCTGTACCCCCAGGCGGTGGGTCGCCAGCACGTGGTGGTGCCTCCGAAGCACGCCCTGCCCGTCTACAGGCAGCTCCAGTTGCACAATCCCCTCCTCAATCAGGTCAAGTTGCAGCCCAAGAAGA TGCCCAATTTTCTGGAACTTGCGCCCACGGTGGGCAAGAGTCAGTCGAATCCATTGGCCGGTTCGGCCAAGGCGCAGTCTTATCAAAATGTGAATCTCCTACATGGTCACAGTCCGGTGCTGCCGGCATTCAAGAAAACCTCCAGGGGCAGCAAGACCTATGTGGACAGCTATGGCACAACCCAT CTTTTCAGCGAGTTTGACGATCTTCTGAACAAACTGGACCTGCAGCAAACGGGCCGAAAGAATTATTAG